GTCATAGCAGACGTTCTCGCAACCGGGCTgctgtgtgttgcaggtgaaGTCCGACTGCTCGTCCCCCCACACCTCCTCAGCGGCGGCCCCCAGCACCAGGATCCTGAAGATGAAGAGGACGGTCAGCCACACCTTGCCGATCACTGTTGAGTGCTCCTGCGCGTTCTCCAACAGACGCCCCAGAAAGCTCCAGTCACCCATGCTTCACGATTTCTAGCCTGAGGAAGAAGTACAGGGTTGGGGTGAATGGAGAGCACACAAAaagaagcagagggaggagaaggaggaggaggagtgagaagaTGACAAGAAGACTacaagaagaagacaaagaggaagaagaaagaaatggaaaattgggtgagaaaaagaaagaggaagaatacCATCCAACAACTACGTTAAACACCATGATGACTGGAAGGCCACTTGTGTTTTAAACATTTGATGCATATGCACACTGCAGAAGAGGTGAATGGAACAAAGCATCACACCCAACTCGATCACACTGATCACTATTTACAGACTCAACCAAAGGAGCCAGACAGATCACAATGTGTTGCATGAATGGTGACTGGCTGGCATTcatcactcccacacactcccttaACTTGCTGCTCATTCTACCCACCATATTAATCAGGTGGAATGAGCTAGAATGAGACAACAGACATCCAGACCGGACCAGAAATAAATGATCACCTCATTACACAGGTAGAATGGAGCAGATTGCAGATCAGCTCACATTTTTTTAGAAACACATGGCGGACCCTTCATAGCAGATGGTTCACTGGATAGCAGATAGCAGATTTGCACACACAAGTCTTTGATATTTGTAATGTCACTATAGACAGTTCACAACAAGCTTGCTTGGTGATGTTTTGGGCCTCTCTTGCTGTTGCAAAGTATTGCTGGGACAAGGCTTTAGgaccactacactacacacatcatcatcatcactgtcatcAATTTCTCCTGTATGGACCTCAGTGAAGGATGTGAAAAAATCGATCAAATGTGATATTTATTCCGAGTATTAACGGGAAGGTGTTGATAGAATCGTGATAACCATATCCCAGAAATGACTGCCCCTTAAAAAAGTGGCGCCAGGAATGATTGCTTCCAAGAACTTTTAAATTATGTGCGCTCCCCAACATCAGCTGACACTGTACTGTTTGTAAATACTTTAAAGATATATTCGAGACACCAAATGTCTCCATATAATACCTTTATCTTACATTCGAAAAAACTTCAGTTACAGTCGAAATCAATGCTCATTGTTGAGAACCAGTGCTTCCGGGGTGTGTCTATTTACAAATCCAAAACCAAAATTAAGATCAATTTTTCCCAATTGTTTTAAGAAAATATTGTTGGCTCTCTGTCAATAATGGGTCTCTATAAAATCCGGACAAAACTACACGTAACAGAAATAAAGACAATATTTACTAATGTGTTCCCTTTAGTATTAATTGCCGTTAAAATAGAGGATTTCCATTAGTGTGGCAGCCTACTAGCACACGACTAACACCACCGCAaaccaaagcaaaaaaaaagagaagaggggggattTACTGACAGCAAAAGCGAAAAAGAGGAATTCATAAAGGCAAAAGCCACGAGAGGACAGAGAAGTCACTCACTAAGTTGGTGTGGCAGCGAAAGTAATAAATCAATCGACTAGGGCTCGATATTTAAACACCTGTAGATTACATTGGTTTAGTCTGACTTTACAGATCACGAAGGTTGTCTCTCCAAATAGCTTTCACCGGACTACTCTGAATTATCCCCTaaataacaacacacaacaacggAAATGCCACCACTCACAGCTGAACAATACAAAACAGACGTTTAATACTTCTCTCTATACTTCAGTTGACTGAACACTATCGAATTTGATAACTTTTTTGTTTCGTGAAGCTACAAACAGCTACTGTACATCTTGGCCTTTTGCTATAGTCCCACAGGCAAATTTGTTATAGATTGCGTAAATTAAGGATGTTATGCGGGGTCGGAACAATTTCACACATAGGCCTGCGTGTGTTCTTTTAATCTGTTTACAGTGGATGCTCTAATAAATGCATTTTTGTACCGTGAATATGTAAGCAACGGGCCAGTTGTTCCACCCATGGCCAGTGCTTGTCTCATCAGAACTCGAAGTGCTGATGAGGGAAAATATTTCGCCGTATCGACTAATGCGGACGTTGAGTCGGATGGCATCAGGGCGCAATATAATTCTAACTTTATTCAAGTCTTACtgaaacaaactgaaaaaacaTATAATTGAATAATATAAGTGTTACTTTATACTAGCATATTGCCTTTTAACGTTTGGCACGTGGAATTTGCAGTTTTAAATTATGTCgacactattattattataattaatattaatattaactTCTTTCTGTATCTAAAACTACTAGTGCAAGCCCAAAGGCTAGATATTTTTGGCTGTTGCTAATGCCGCAAATTGTTGTCAAGTAACGTCAACTACATGATAAATTCATTCCAGCAATAATCATCCAGTTTATCCATTGTGTTTCATACCCATTAAACAAGGTATGTGTTTGCTCTACAGACGTCCTGACGCGATGACAAACTTTATGTAAGCTCTGACAATAGAGAAGGTGCCAGATTTTCTTTGTGCCCGCTGGCACAATCCATTGAGGCATCATCGCTATTGTGTCAcagcttttgttttatttgaaaaaCTAATTTAGTGGGCTATATAATTATGGACTATCAACATGATTGTTCATATGCTTATATTGTATAATTACTGTTGTACGTAGGCTGTCATGACTGAAACATAAggcttgaacacacacagaagatccaCTCGTACACTAGATGCCTTCACAGGCACTTGGCCCTCATCATCATACCTTATGGTGAGGGTGTCAGCCTTTGCCACTGAAAGCAATATCCGGCCGCCACAGATGCCATGTTTTGAGTGCGTTGGATATCATACAGACCTCCCTATGTTGCAAgagccctcccctctccacccatTCCCAAAATCCTTGTAGCTTTGTCAGCTTACCAAAGTCCTTTTGAAATCAGCCAGCCAAACTTTTTGTCCAGCTCGTAGTCTTCTCCGCACGTTGGAGCTATCAGGGGGCCAGCTAGTTTATTGAGGCGATTTGAACTTGGAGATGGGCTTCCGCGAAGCGCAGCTGCCTCCTGTTCCCGGCCATCCCGTGTGTCACATTGGGTGACCATGCATGAGTGAATTCATACAGTGGTTCCCCTGCACGGGTGCACGCCACGCCCCTGTCAACTTCCAAAATTCATCACCGGGGCTTCAAATAATATGCATGGTTTCACCGGCGAGCACCAATGCTCGCGCGGGAGGAACTGTATTAAATTCGTGACGACGAATTACAGTAGATGGGATCTGATTGCTTAATTAGTTTTGGCATACAAACTAAACTGAACAAAGAGCCAAACTGAATTGTGTTCATAGCTTGCATTCCATTTATTTTGCTTGGATACCCGGCCGTACTATAGGACAGCAGACAACTTCTGAACGGGATTTAATCCTGTATTACTAAATTAAATATTATGTTTAGAGTTGGGTGTTTTTCTGATGAAAACcgagaaaatgaaaaaacactTCAAGCTCTGCACACAGTAttatacatttttctttttgattGTGGAGCTTTCAAAAAAAATAGTCATCCAGTCTACAACTGCTGACAATCTGTCCATTATTATTAAGTATTTTCTGACACACTCCTTCCTAGCTGTGAACCACTTCAGATCTGTAATTAACCATTCATCAGTCACAATCCTGCTTATTTACCTGGCAGCCTTTTCTGGATTTCACTGATGATGGTTAAGTGAAAAATAAAGGCCTTCATTTTAAGGGGAATAATCTACGTACATAGGGTCTAATATGCCAAATAGTATGCCCTGAGCAACACATAGGATAACCCTCTGCTGGCCTCAGAAGGCTATTCCAGAGAAAAAATGGGACGGAAATTGAGCTGAAGAGAAAAGATCTaatgaaaacacatttcaaaacaatacgcaaaggcattaaaaaaaaaaaaaattatacctAGGTATAGGttacatttgcattttgcaGTTCACTGCAATGTAACAAAACACCCTACAAGTGAATATAAATATTCATATGGCCATACTGTATGCTTCAAAACACGTTTCTCTGTATTGGGGGACTCATTTTATTGTCATTTACATATCAAAATGATTCAGGTTTCTTATGACCAAATCTATAATCACCATCATTATTTACATctagatcatcatcatcatttttgtATTAATATAGCGCCAAAATAAtataattgtctcaaggcgtttTACAGAGCCCGGAGTCTGAACCATCGTCATCATCACAACCACCAAAACTATCATTGTATTCTATGTTATTTAGAAACAATTGACAAATACACTTAAAAAATAATCATTCCTTCACATTCCCCCGTGCACTCTCTCTGTTAACCACTAGATGGCATAGTGGTCCCACATAAGGCATCTGAGTATATCTAGTGTCATGCCAGTGAGTGCATTCCATTAAAATGTCGGAGGCCCAACACTTCTTTTACACCTCTTAGAAGACATCAGCAAACAAAATGTTAATGGGAAATCGAATCCGTGCTATACAATTACTCTATGCTTTACCCTGATGACCAAGGCCACACTCTGATGATATCTACTGAGATTCATTTTCAAACATTACCCATCTGTCATTTCCTGTGGGATCGAGCTTTAAGCTTTATGTATTCATATGAGGCTTGTATGTCACCTTCTGTACATGTGCTCACACAGCCTTGACACTGGATGtcatggaggacacagaggacagcaAAGACTCTTTCTTCTTGTTCTGCACCAGGCCCTTGTCTTTGGGCGAGCAGTTGGCGGCAACGGAGGTGCGGGCACCTCTCCTGGCGCCTGGCCTGGGGCACTTCACCATCACTTTGGCTATGAGGTAGGCGAGCTCGGTCGCGTTGAGCACCACGCATGCACCCGACGCCGACGCCATGAACATGGTGAACACCGTCTTCTCGGTGGGCCGTGATACGAAGCAGTCCACCTCGTTGGGGCAAGGCCACTGCTCGCAGCGCACCATGCGAGGGATCCAGAAGCTCCCGTAGATGGCgtacatggcatagacaaacgcCACCTCGAACACCAGCCTGAAAACCAGGCTGAGGGCGTAGGTCCACCACAACGTCCCTGTGATGGGCAGCCTCCTTTGCCGAatgctctccagctcctcctcctgctgcttggCCCGTGCGGAGGACGCGGCCGCTGACTTGTTGTTGCGCCGCAGGATGCTGCGCTTGTCGTCGCGCTTGCGATAGGCTACGTGCATGGCCACCAGCAGGGGTGGTGTGGAGGCAAACACCAGCTGCAAGCACCAGAGGCGCACGTGCGAGATGGGGAAGAAGTGGTCGTAGCAGACATTCTCACAGCCCGGCTGCAGCGTGTTGCACGTGAAGTCGGACTGCTCATCCCCCCACACTGTCTCGGCCGCCAGGGCCAGGATGGTGACGCGGAAGATGAAGAGGACAGAGAGCCACACCTTGCCCAGGCTGGTGGACTGGCGGTTGACCCCGGCCAGCTGGGTGTACAGGGTGCCCCAGCTCatgctgctcttctctcctctgcaacTGCTCGTAGAGGTCAAGGGTTAAACAGCCTGTGGAAGACACATAATTATTGGATCAAAGTATGtataataagtgtgtgtatgtgtgcttgggAGAGAATAACagtgaatacatgtgtgtgcgcctgcattTGTGCACTTGTGTAtatgagaaagagactgagagaagggAATACAGAAGAAAGACTGAAAACAGAGAAATTAAGAAAATGAAGAAGTGATGGTAGTAAGAAAGTACGAgttgaatagagagagacatagaactGAAGCCAGGCAGGAGATAAGAAATTACATATATGGTAGATTAGAAAGAAATGCAGTATTGGATATCTAGGAGCTGAGGACAAGTTGATATACCTGAGTGAAAACAGGTAAGGTGAGGCAAGGGAGGGGTGGGAAAATAGGAGTTAGCAATAAAAAATCAGTTGTTAAAGCAATAAAATGGAACGAAAACTCTGATAAGAAGTTCTGAGCTTTTTTCTCAAGAAAGGGCATTGCCAAGACATTAGGAAATCACTCACAGGAATAGGAGAACGAATAAGGCAGTTGCATTGAGTTCAGTACATTCATATATTGATAGACTACAAGTATGAGACAAGTCAAAGCAGTTTTTAACAATTTCAGGAACAACGGCATTTGTTCATGCATTTGCTTTTAAAATGTAGCCAATGTACTGTGGACTGTGGAATGTTATCTTAGCGGAAGAAACAGCCTCTAATGTTATGCCATGGAGTATAATAACGCACTGTTTAAAACAATGGGCACTTCTTTAGGACTCAATCTGCCAAATCAACAATAAACTGATCTTCAGTTCAGTGACTGTCTATTGATGTACGAGCAGTTCTTGTAGCCTACCTGAACATCAACTCTGGGCAGATATATTAAATCGATGTTGTGCAGGGGAAAACTTAATTCATCAAAACTTCAAATAGGCTGCCTAAACCAAAATTATGATTCAAATTCATAATAAAAAgcataatacaaatacaaaaacaaactaaataccGTTGCATCGCGAGTAAAATCTGCAGCCTATTTTAACATAACAATCAACTTACATAAGAATTCAAACTTCCAAATAAACAACGTCTTCACATCTCACCTTACTCTTAAAAACCTCGCAGCGGACGAATTATTGTGTTGCATATCACTGCTTATTCACTGACGTTCACGAAGTAAGATCGTTTTCCCTCGGACAACATGAAAAGGTTGAGAAGAGCGGCTGTACAGGTGTTCAAATGCGCGCTAGCGGAGCTGAGTCTGCTTTGGAGGCTTTATCCACGTGACGTCACAGCCCAGACGAGGCTGCACTTCAAAGAGTGTCCAAATGACAACGTCTTCACAGTCTTAACGTTTCGTTGCGAGACTCTGTGGAGATCAGTAATGGTATTGTTCGAGAGTTCAGACATTTTCTCGATGAAGTCAGCATATGAGATTCCGGTGACCAGTTATTCACACGGGCTAATAGTCGACAAACGCACTGCAGATAAATGCAGTTTTAATAGAAAAGAGAACAGCAATGTACATCTTTGATGACATCAATTGaagaaattaataaaaaaatgtagaacatattgtatagtatatatattgATGGATAGTTGTATAGTACATATATTGATGGAACTACTAATTTCCCAAATTTTTCCTGTCAAAACTTTCTGACACGAATAATCCATAACTCAACAACAGGAAGGAACTAGGAGTTCTCAATTCTGAAAggtgatatatattttttaataaattatCTTTTACGAACAAGTTATTAATAGTTGTGTGCACAACATATTTACTTGTTCCCACAATATAATAACTTGTGTGCGCAAGATAAAATATCACCTTTTACGGGATCCGTAGATTTCAGACACTGTTTGATGAGCCAAAGTACCAATCTCAACTGAGtgcaaaaacatctttaaacAGTAACTTGAGCCCACTGAAGCCCATTCAAAACCTGTTTCCCTAATAGAGATGCCCTTCATCTTATAAACAAATCCTCGTCTGTGTGCCAGGGGGACTGCACTGTCTTACAGTAGTCTTCATTGAGTCCACATTGGCAGCCCCCACCATATTGGGTTTCCCTAATGGTCCTCACCCCCATGGGCACAGAGTGACTGGGTAAGACCTGAGCAGGACATAAAGAGGATGATTTCAGAGCTCAGAACTGTAATGAACGCGTTTGAGGTGGAATGTGTGTTCTAAAGAATTTCATGTCTGCATTCTCGCAGCACTTGCCAATGCAGAAAAAATTATGCTGAAAAGACGCGAAAATTATTCATTGTCAACATGCAAAGAGGGATTAGCATGGGCTCAATTACATTTGGCCACATATCTAACAATTGACTGGGGAAAATTACATATTATGCACTGAGCAAGCACAAAGTCCATTCTGTATTCAGGAGATCTGTTTCTACCGGCACATTTCTGCCAGTCTTAGGGTCTGTTTTCTGCTCAGATTTCCCTGATGGTCTGGTGGATTACAGTGGACTGACAAAGACTGGGAAGTCTATCTGAATGAGCCGAATCTCCAGTCACAGGAAAGGGTAGAGGGATTTAATATGGGTCTAACCAGTGGGAATAGACAATGGCACCACTTCCTTGGCGTCAAagcaagacagagacaaagaagaCAGACGACAGCGATTCAGCTGTCTGGTCTTTGAAAGCCTCTGTTTTGCAACATCTCATCACTGTCTCCCTGTCAGGACACTCTCTAAGTAGGGAGATGCTTAGGTGCTGCAACAGAATATTGGTGCATGTAAACATTTTCTATTTTCCTGCAGCCATACTACAGTCATAGAAGAGGAGAAATAAATGGTGAAGGTCTGACAGAGTAGAAAGGGTAGTTTCATTTAGGAGGCGAATAGTTTGTTGGGTAATTGGGTAGTCCTAGGGCAGTTTAATTTATGGATTTTACTTTTGATAGAAGATTTTTAACTTGTTGCCCTAAGGGACtgttctcatttaaaaaaaaacactttttacACAGTACAACCGTGGATTGTCTTCATCTTATGAATTAGAGATAGAGTATGACAGTATAAAACCTATGTGTTTTCAGAACCCTGGACAGCGACAGTCATCAGGAACATTAAGGCTAGGTCTAGTAGTCAAGTAGTATTATCAGTATGGGTGCAGATGCACTGGTGACATGCCAAACATTGACTATTCCATAAAGGATATTCAAAATTTTAAATGAGGTCCGTTTTGTCTTTTCGTTAGTTTGGCAGGGCACATTCCGTGGTAGTACTGAAAACTACAGCTAAAACCACTTGTGCACTGATTTTTTTATACAAATCATTGGACTACAACAAGGTTGTTGAGGTTAACACTTGGAaggatgtgtttgtggttgtaatGTGGCCATTTACACCAGAAAGAGAAACATAGACTCTCTAATATTTTCAGTGGGagtgcttttcattttttatatttctccTTTGAATGTAATCATAGATTTGAAAAATCATGCAATAAATGCAGATGGCGGCAAAGAAGAACCTCAAATACCAATTTTATTTTGTGGCTAGATCCACAATTCCTGATTGTTGCAGTCCAATCCAATCCAGTTTCTACAATTTTCACAATATTGACAATATTTTTGATGCAGATCCCACACATTGGGATGAGAGATACTGATATGCTCAATTAGCAGACCAATGGAGGTGAAGAAATAGGGAGTCAGACAGAGGGAACATGTATAGGGTTCTATTCATTCATAATACGGGCAATGAGGCAGGCCATTTTCGAAATGTGAGAGGGCCAACTCGCAAAAGTTGGTCtgtattctgtgtgtatgtgaaagggagagagaaagggagcgagagagaaagggagcaatagagagggtgatagaggAATGGAAGAGACCATTTGAAAAGAATTCACAAAAAATAGCTGACAAACATATGTTTATAAACAGCATAGACGTAGAGTAAAACAAAACCATGGGAAAAGCGTAACCATTGCCTGCCTCTGTGCGAGTGAGAAAGCTAATACAGTGAAACAGAACATACTTGTTTGTTAAAATAGCCCTCTGCTGAGCAGGCGAGCCAGAGGCAGAACAACAGAGCCCACTGTGAGTCTGTGCCCCATGGGTCGAGAGGCAGAGGAGCAAGGGCCCACCACAGAGCGACATGTGACTAAGCGGCAGGtttcacagagggagagggagagagaaagagagagagagagtgagtgacagagcgagagagagagagggagagagggagagagagagtgagcgagagagggagagagagagtgagtgagtgacagagagagagagagacagtgagagagagagggagggagcgagagtgtgaaagaaaaaaggaaggaaaatagagggtgtgagggtgagagtgcagaggaagagggagagaatgctAGGGAgattgaaagatggagaggagatgaacagagagtgagcgagagatagaggggagtgGACAgcaaatgggagagagagacagagagacaaatagagagaggggcaggcagaaggagagagagggaagagaggcagaaggagagagagggaagagaggcagaaagagagagagggaggagaggcagaaggagagagagggaagagaggcagaaagagagagagggaggagaggcaggaagagagagagggaacagaggcagaaagagagtgagggaggagaggcagaaagagagcgtaagtgagggagaagagaagtgatCACTGTCCCATGTTAGTGCACGCATCTCATATTTATAAGTGACTCACGTGGATCATCTTTGATAGAACAAAGTGGGCTCATATGATCAAGAGGTCGAGATTGCTCTGAGGAAACTACCAGAAGAAGGGGGcgaacactgagtgtgtgtgtacgtgtttgtgtgtgtgtgtgtgtgtgtgtgtgtgtgtgtgtgtgtgtttgtgtgtgtgtgtgtgcatgtgtttgtgtgtgttctgtgtgtgagtgtgtgcatgtgtgcacgtgcatgcatgtgtatagaGTGTTTGTACATATATCTAtgtctgtataagtgtgtgtctgtataagtgtgtttgtgtcagactGTTCGCCagtttctgtatatgtgtgtgtatgtgtatgtgtatgtgtatgtgtatatgtgtgtgtgtgtgtgtgcgtgtgcgtgtgtataagaCTGTCCGATTTctgggctgtatgtgtgtgtgtgtgtgtatgtgtgtgtgtgtgtgtgtgtgtataagactgTCCACCAGTTTCtgggtctgcatgtgtgtgtgtgtgtatatttgtgagtgtgtgtgtggatacatgCCGGCATGCCCAGCTGTGCATTCTGACTCCTTCCATGACCCATCTTGGATGGCAGCTTTCCCGCTGCGTGTGTTGCTCTGCCCTGCATGCAGCATACCAATGAGCGACTGGTGCAGCGGAGGACTGGAGCTGGCATCCAGAGAACTCACGAGGCACGCTCCCATGCTGCCCAGAGCAAAGTCCAaacggggaggggggtgggcgaGTCTGGGGGCAGACAAATAAGATCTGATTTAATGATTTAATTCAAGTTTTTCGTAAAGTTGTtggtttaattatttatttgtttgttttccctaaAAATGTTATGAGGTGaaagaacactgtgtgtgtgaatatgtgtttgtgtgagtgtgcatgtgcaggtCGGTGTTAAATATTACTTTATACAAATACACGTGCAAGACACATTGACATGACTTTGCATACACTTGTAATGTACCGTTCAacataatacatttttgtattagTAATGGTGATTTTTTTCATGAATGTGttgttttgccttttctttTGAAACTAAAAAGAATGCAGTGAGAAAAGTTCAGCAAGCTGAAAGCCTGTGCACAGGACACTATTGACACTTGTGCCTATCATACACGGTCTAGGGACAAAGGTTTGACCACTTGGGGGCAGCACTTTTACCTTGCAAAAATGAATACTGTGCACTTCTAAGCATTGGTTCACATTCCTTCAGGTGTTCCCAGAGATCCACGTCGGCAATCACCAGCAGAGGGCCTCCATTCTGGTCTCAAGTAAGGCATTAAGAATGGACTAAGATGCACATGAGAAGGTGCTCACTTAAAGTAATACAATAagaataaacatttatttttaaactgttaaGTTAAGTGTAAACTGTGGCTCTTATAACATCACACCTTTGTCACCTTACctaaaaacaagaacaaacagaacaagaacaagaacaaatgAGGAAAATGTAGGATTGATCTATATGCTGTTTTCtgatttaaagcaacactatgcaattTGCCAAGTTTGAGATGTGTTtatataggcaactagttttgcaaaaaaacatttgtaatacattttttattgaCACAATTTATGCAGTTAAGACATTTATGCAGTTACGACATGCAAGACAAAAGTATGTCAGAACATTAATTACATGTATCATCTGCTAACAAGAACTGAACGTAACACCAACCCTCTTCCAACCCCCTCCAAAtacaccaccccccaccaccccccacccacagccCACAGGATaaacaacatacaacatacaatccccatccccccccccccccccccctgcggtctcataagaaaaataaaaaggatAAAGAATATGttaatagaaaacaaacaaacaaaagtaagtaaataaaataaaataaaaacaccttGCCTACAACATCAAAACTGGCTCGGAGTTCTTCAAAGCTCAGCAAACCTTTTTCATTAAACAACAGGTCCAGCGTATAaatacctctctcactccacacaAAAGGGCTCACTCCAAACAAAGGGCTTATTACCGGACATTAAGTGCATGTTGTGCACTGTGGTGTTCCTGTGCCACTTATTAGTATAGCACAAGTGCCCCTCCGCCCGCCTAAAGTTGGCTATTGTATTTGCGATAATAGGGCCATAGGTCAGCATACACTTTTTTAGACTGATACCTGCAAAAGCAAAGTCTTGTAATCTTG
Above is a window of Clupea harengus chromosome 21, Ch_v2.0.2, whole genome shotgun sequence DNA encoding:
- the LOC105911757 gene encoding gap junction beta-2 protein-like, which produces MSWGTLYTQLAGVNRQSTSLGKVWLSVLFIFRVTILALAAETVWGDEQSDFTCNTLQPGCENVCYDHFFPISHVRLWCLQLVFASTPPLLVAMHVAYRKRDDKRSILRRNNKSAAASSARAKQQEEELESIRQRRLPITGTLWWTYALSLVFRLVFEVAFVYAMYAIYGSFWIPRMVRCEQWPCPNEVDCFVSRPTEKTVFTMFMASASGACVVLNATELAYLIAKVMVKCPRPGARRGARTSVAANCSPKDKGLVQNKKKESLLSSVSSMTSSVKAV